GCAGAGTCCCTACAGAACTAAATAAACTAGGCTTAATAAACCAACTACACCTGCTGCAACTCTTACCAcctccatcatctgtctgcaggagAAAGTCACAGTTAGCAGAACACTGTCTTCCTTGAAGCTTGCTGGTCACAATTACTAGATCGAATATGCCCCAAAATACAATCTTCCCCatgacctactatgtgccaaagtAGAAtctgttttggaaaaaatttCTCCCTCCATTCCCACGTAGGTATATTTGTTTCCCCAACAACTCAAAGACTGAATTCAGCTTTCTGAGAACAAAAAGGCCCTCTTTAAGACGTTGGAGGTATACTCCCAAATGGACTAGGGTACCGTTTTGCATATAATGGGCACTCACTGTATATGAACTAGATGCTGTTGGAACAATGAACTTCACTCTGCCTCCTTACTCATCCTGCTCTTCTGTTGCCATTAAGCAAATTCAATCATGAAAAGGATTTTCAAATGAAGATTCCACTGACCAAGTAAATGTTTCCATTTGGAACAAAGGACTGGCCTGCTATAGACCTGGGTCTCTCTGGGGATCTCTTACTTAAGTTCTCTCCTGCATAATTAGTGAGTTTATTTCCCATCCTCCCACTAAATTATTTATAGATAGATACTGTGagtactcatttttttttacactgcATACAGTGCTTAGCTCATAATAGGAACTCAGATATTGACCAAATCATTATTATTAGCTTTCAGATCATGACAATTTCAGGAAGAACACGGAAAGGGGGGAAGGCTCTGCTCTTGAAATGCTGCTCTTGGCCCTAACTCCCCTAACTCAACACAACACTCTATCCAAGCTTAATGAATATTAAACCATACCAGACATATATGTACAAGGATCAAGAATGAATTTATGCAACATGCCTTTTTGCTAAAGTTTTCCTTTTGCTAATTAAATTGTTCCCCCCCCACACCTTTTTTTGGCCTCTAGACAATGGTTTCATTTGTGAATTCCAGCTCTTAATCAGCCAAACTGGTTAAATGTATTAACATGTACCATCCCTCCTAAAAAGAGGCAAAGAGATTGCTTTTAGTGTGGCTCAagcatattttcagaaatatttaataaatattctatttaaatagGGTAATAGGAATAGTAATAATTCTCCACATTTCAACTCGGTAAGAATTCAAGACagattgtagattttttttttttaccacactGAAGATGCTTAACATCGATTATTGACATTATCATCAATATTCTGCAAGTGATAATATGGTACCTAAAATCCCCTATGGCTCTACCCTGTCTGTATAGACTTCACGTTGGCTGAGGGTCACCACGTATCTGCCCGAGGGAGACCTGGTTCATTACTGATTCTCAGTAAAAAGTATACTGACATATTCATTTCttagactcatttttaaaaaatccaatataAACAATCTCCCCTTTGTTTCCAAATTTAAATTTGTTCCAAAAATTTCTAGAGTAGTAGCCAAGTCTTGGTCATTGTATATgttcataaaaaaaaacaaaactaaagaaatatgtgGGAGTTAATCCACGTTAGAATTTCAACCAAGAATTGTCAGTAAACCAGAGGAAATTTCACTGGATAGATTGAATTTGGGATAGGAGGGCCACCAGTGTAACTAGAGGCAATATTAAAGAATTGTTTAGAAAATGTTCTTAATGTGACCTCTGAAATCCAAGGATTTAGAACACAGACcattacaaacttaaaaaaaaaaattacccctcCCTCACTTAACTTTAGGATTACTATACTACTGAAAAACTATCACTGGCTACACTTGGTGCTGGCCCAAGTTATGTAGGTCAGTGTGCAGAGTGATCATAAACACCCTGTAGGTTAGGGAGCACTCAATATACGTACGTGTCCTAATCTTTTTAACGTTTCTTATTCAATCACCTCTTCTTTTGCTGAATTCACATAGTAACTGTCCATTTTGTGACATAACACCAACCTGCTTTAAGAAGAGCTGTgtacatttgtcttttattactaCTATAATTAGAATATTTGTATTCTCTGCACCCCCACAACGGGGGAACAACCTGAAGGGGTTGCCCACTCCCCCAGCACTAAACTTCCAATATGTTTTTGTTGAATCAGTTATTTCCAGTGTATAGGCAGAACAGCATTCTTACACACTAGCCGTAACCGTATTATTTGTACACACTGATTTAAATGACAGCAAATTCACTTTGAACTTCTCCTTTCCTGAAGCTAGTCTTGCATCTCCCCAGAGCGGGTATTCCCTGGTCCCGTGAACGGTTCAGACACAGGCGTTCTCAAGCTTTGCGATATGAAATACTAACGAGGAAGGCAGGCGCTAAGCCTTAAGGGTTTCTTATCGCCCTGTGTTCGCCCACCACTGAGAAGGGGGAACCAGGGAAGGACCACTGACCCAGCCGTCGGACCCTGTCCGCTTTCGTCCTGGCCACTTTGATCTCGCGCGTCTGCCTAATCAAGTTCATCTACTGCCGCGACTGCTCAGATTCAAAGCACATTAAATAGCTTGATTATCGGATGGtcatttccctcttccctccacccctgatCTCGTTTCCAAACGCCAGTCTCTCGCCTCCCTCTCTAAACTTCCCATCAAAAGAGAATTAGTTCTTCTTCCTTCTTACCCTCGTTTGATGTGCTAATGTCTTTCTCTTTGCACATTTTTCCCGTGGTGGCGGgtggcgggggctgggggaggtggtgggcacaGAAGCCAGGGGAAggaactgaaggaacttaaagCAAAGGATCTCACCACAAATCTGAAAACCGTGACTGTAAAGGGTTAATCAGCAACTTGCAACGGCCACTTGACCCTCTCGCTAGACTTTGAATTACTAATTGATTTGTACTTAATACTGAATATTATCTACGCGCTCAATAAATCAGTACTGGCATAAGGAAGAGATAAGTGGTTTTGCAGAGAGTATCACAATGCCTGTATGAAAAGTATTTCAGATCCCGATATTCCAATCCCTACTTCAAGGCAAGGGCACCCAAGTTCCCGAAGTTCCACCGTCTTTCCGCATTTATTAAAGTCGTTTCCTCTAATGCTCACTGATTACCATCACCCCGAAGGTGAGCTGGGCAGAACGGCGGCCGCGCGCAAGGGAGGGGCGGGGTGAAGATTGTCAAAGGCTCCCCTTCATGTACACAAAcacaccccctcccagcccctcccaacGCTTTGAAATCCCAACCCGGCTTTGTTGTCTCCCCCCAAGGGGCCGGAATGCTCAGAGCCCGCAGTATAAAGGCAGCCGCGGTGGCGGTGGCCGCGCAGAGCCCCGCAGTGAGGACTCCGGGACCGGCGGAGGCTCTGGGAACACTGACTCTGCAGCTGCGCCGGCACGGCTTCCAGGAGACCAGGCTTGCGAAGTgacattcctttctctttctctccctgagcCTTTCTGAGATGACGACTCTGGGCACAGTAGGTGCTGCCCGGGTCTTGGTAGCCCTGGTAGCTGCGGCTCTTTGCAGCCACCCTCTGCTCGGAGTGAGCGCCACCTTGAACTCGGTTCTCGTCAATTCCAACGCCATCAAGAACCTGCCCCCACCGCTGGGCGGCGCTGCCGGGCACCCAGGCTCCGCAGTCAGCGCTGCTCCCGGAATTCTGTTGGAGGGCGGCAACAAGTACCAGACGGTTGACAACTACCAGGTGAGAAGGGTCTCAGGGATCTGggaactctgtgaccttgaagtGGTCtcatttggggaggagggagtagAACGTGCTAGGTGTGCGCGGTTCAAGGCTTATTCGGAAAATCTGCCTTTCGGTGCAGTGGGCGGCAACAGCTTTTGGAGAGGTGGGCAGAAAGGGACTCTGATGAGCATCCAAGTTCAGGAGTGTGGTACCTGGATGCCCAGGTGCCTCACCCTCTCCTGGCCCCATTCCCACAGCCATACCCATGTGCCGAGGACGAGGAGTGCAGCACTGATGAGTACTGCGCGAGTCCCACCCGCGGAGCGGGCTCCGGTGCGCAAATCTGCCTCGCCTGCAGGAAGCGCCGAAAACGCTGCATGCGTCATGCTATGTGCTGTCCTGGGAATTACTGCAAAAATGGTGAGTCGGGCAGCTCCCTTTCAGACTCAAACTACCCTCTACGAGCCTGAGCCCACCGCTGGGAGACAACGCTCTGCTTCTGAGAACACGCTGCACCACCTGCAAGTGGGACTTCAGCGTGAGAGgttcccctgcaacaccttcGTGGCGAGTGTTAAATTCGGgagcaaagagaaggaaggaagttctggAGCTCCTTATCTTCCCGTGCCCCTCGATTATTTAACACGACGTCTTACCTCAGAATGGACCCTTACACAAAAATTTGTCTAGGGAGAGTCTTGACACCATTTGAgaaagatggggtggggaggtggaattATAAAGAGACCAAGGAAACCAGAAGGGATGTTTAGTtgcctctttcatttttcttatagtGCCTCTCCCTCACGATCCCCGTTCAAACTGTTATCTGTCAGCAGACAGTGATTTATCTGTGCTGGCCATTCTTAAGGGAGACCTTGATAGCCTTGCATCCTTGGCGTCTccatccttctctgcctccaaGTCCCGCTGCCATAAAATAAGTACTCCTCCCCTCAACCACATGTCCACTAAAATTTAATGTCTCAAAGAGGTAGATTCAGACAGCCAAAGAAGTCTCCAGAAATAAACTGAAGGGTGGCGACCCTTCTTAGGACCCAGTAATACTCCGGGATGAACTAAATCTCTGTAATACAGAAATTATACAGTAAAGTAACTGGTGAGTGAGATTGTAATCTTCGAGGCATCTGGTGTTGCATTTGCTTAACTTAGTCTGGCAGTACCCATATAGCACTAAGGGcagagaagttatttttaaaaactttaagtgactgattttatttttcttatcccAAGGGTGATATTAAAATGGGCAGAAATCTCATTGCCACTACCACAGTTGGTGGGAAGTGTCTTAAATGGCTAGATTGGGGATATTGCCTATGAGTGCACACTGACGCTTCTATCCACTTGGGGAATTTTGCTTTAACAGTAGAAAGGAAGTTTGgttcatgtttaaaataatattactatAATGAGGTAACTCAAGTCGGTGCAGGTATAACAGACTGCCACTGTCACAGCTATTAGCAGTAACACATTCCAGGTCAGGGGTTAAACACTATCTTCTCCTTCCTTAGGAATATGTATGCCTTCTGATCACAATCATTTCCATCGAGGGGAAATTGAGGAAACCATTATTGAAAGCTTTGGTAATGATCACAGCACCCTGGATGGGTACCCCAGAAGAACTACACTGTCTGCAAAAATGTATCATAGCAAAGGTAGGTTAAAAGACCTTAAGACTCATTCTTTTTGGTAAGCACCTCAAAGTGTCTTTTGGACTACCTTAATGAAATAACGGAGGCTTAGCAGTGACCATGTGCTTTTCCTATTGTCTCCTCCTTCCTAGGACAAGAAGGCTCTGTCTGTCTCCGATCATCAGACTGTGCCACAGGGTTGTGTTGTGCTAGACATTTCTGGTCCAAAATCTGTAAACCTGTCCTCAAAGAAGGTCAAGTGTGCACCAAGCACAGGAGAAAAGGCTCCCACGGGCTGGAGATATTCCAGCGTTGTTACTGCGGAGAAGGCCTGTCCTGCCGGATACAGAAAGATCACCATCAAGCCAGTAATTCTTCTCggcttcacacctgtcagagacACTAAGCCAGCTGTCCGAACACAGTGGACTCCATTTACCTAATATATTCTATGAAAACCGTTTGTGACTTTTGTGAGCTCAATCCTTAAGGATATACAAATTCTGTGGTTACAGTTAAACATTCCAATAATACCTTCCGAAAATCTGGAGTGTAAGAGCTTTGTTTCTTTATGGAACTCCCCTGTCATTGATTGCAGTAAATTACTGTGTTGTAAATTCTCAGTGTGGCACTTACTTGTAAATGCAAcaaaacttttaattatttttctaaaggtGCTGCATTGTCTATTGTTCTTCTCGTTATGTAAATTTTTGTACACATTGATTGTTATCTTGATTCTAATATTCTATAttgaattgaaataaataatttcagctgACACTTCCTAAATGCATAAGCCTTTCCCCTTTTAATTCTAGAATCTAGAATGCAAGGAGCTTTTAGAATGGCAAATGATAGgtatataaaattaatcatgaaaatattagcttattttccaaaatgtactATCTCAGTGCTTGGATTATGTTTACCTCTAGGCTGTGATAGtccttgaaataaaatttaacatttaatacCATGAAGTGTTACAAGTATAGATAAATTTTGGCAGTGTGATCTGAGCGGGCTGTATGTATGTGGTGTTTGCATGTAAACAATTGATAAATACATGCAGATTTTGTACCAAATTAGTTAATTTGAAGTATCTTAAATACCACTTCATGCCAGAAAAACTTGCtctaatttctttgatttttaaataattattacatAAAAACCACAAATcctctttcatttcattcttttctcttgctagGTGAGTTGAATATTTCAATTTTTGCTTAACCAGAAATCTGTTGATTAGAATAAGGATGCGGgtttattgtttaaaagaaaatccacagaAATGAAATCTATACTGACTTTGCATTTTTACTTGCCAACGTTGATACTGGCAAATACgagatgggggaaggggagtgcAACGGTCCTAATTTACACTTATTCTGTAATATACAAAAAGTCCACATCCAAACCACACAATGCTGGCTTTGAGGCACTCCAGAGGACAGTGACTGATCAACTGTCCAGAACATTTCCTTAAATAACACAGATGTCCTagaatgtttgttgtttttgtatcCCTGGAAGTGGTTCGATTTCAAGGGTCTTTGCCAACAAGACACAAGGGTTGGTTGGTTCTTCCCTGAGAGGGGAACCGGCAGGATGTCTGTTGTTACATTCTTTTTGTCTGCAAGTTTCAGCTTACTCACCCTggagaaactttctttttctacatGTGCTTGTTGGCTGATGTGCCAGGAAGGCCAATTCTAAGGCCTGCTGTCTCCAATAAAGCACAATAGAGGAAACAGGAAACCctttcttcaaaaataagaaagaagggCCTCTGTTTTAAGAGGGGAGAGGAGCAATGGTTTAAATGGGCCTTGGTTATGGGATCCCTTCACTCCTACAGGAACGGGCTGAGGCCAGACTCTGCCTCTGTACATCTCAGCACCAGTCCTGGTTCTAGCCCTTCTTGCTTCCCGTGGCCTGATGGGGATGGGAGGACAAGAAACCTACCACGGGCAGATGCCTCTTCTTCCTACCCATCTGATGAGTTAGAAAGGCAtatcaaaatgaaattctgcaCATTTATTAAGGTGAAAAAAGTATCAGGAAAACTGCAGATACTTTATTAGCTAGTAATGAAGGCTGGAAGATGGAAGTCAGATACAATACAAAACAGGATCATGTAAGGAACCTCTAACATTTTAGATAGTGGCTGTTAATATTTGAGGAgtattttaacaatttatttgaatggaaaacagaagaatttGGGAATGCATTCACAAGGTATTTCCTCAAATGGTAGCATACTCCACACTGCCCTGTGCCTTGTACGTTTTAAGTGTCTCACAGATCAGTCTAGGTAATACATAGAGAGGagtctcatttcttttaatgGTTGCCTTGAAAGTGTGGCATTTTGGAATGGTTATTCTGTAATTTACTTAGAGTCATTATTGACAGACAAattgtttccagtgtttttgttttatattgtgcCATTAGTAGAGAATTTTTTTGTGTTCCTGAGCTGATATTGTTGTAGGATAAGATAATGActcattttggaaacaaaatctGAATATAAAAAGCAGACTTTCTGTAGCTCCTCACAAGGGGTGTCATGGGCAAATGTCCAGATGCCTGCTTATCATTGATCTAGTGATGACTGAACTCTCGATAAATTGTatcaaaggaggaggagggaaatatAGGCTCTTCCTAACAATTTCACACTAAACAGTCAtctctgttttagtttttagttaAAGGTAGTTAGTTAAAGGTAGACTTGTTCCAATTCCtttgatttcaaaataattattaaatacaaaattaagttGTTACCGTTTTTATTGTTTTGCTAGAAGagttaaatatttcaaattttgtttaaCCTGAAATATACTGATAAGAATGAGGATGGGAATatattatatggaaaaaaataaagatatgcaACCCAAATGTGACTGTTCAAATTTCAGCAGATCAAAACAGTTTATGGATTTTTCCCATGGTAAATCAAATTATACCAATTCAATCATGGACTTAGTAATAGTTACGTAGTCATAAATGTTGTCAATTTCAGTATTTCTAATCACATAGTCAAATTAGCACCTTAGGGAAATTTCAGGTAAAatcattaaatttttcttcacttttaactATAATATCTAACTTTATCAAGCTACCAACTTTGTTTATAATCTTAAAGAGAAATGGACAATGCTACCATTAGGCTTATAACATGTGTTCCATTGAGTTCTATATTACAATtatcatattttctaaattattactGGGTACAGAACCAACATAGAATTATTTATCTCCACACTAAAAAAAAGTCTCCATAATTTAGGCATCTGATATTTGtacaaatgtgtgtatatatgtgggCCTTTATATCTGTCCTAATGTTAACAGCttagaaacagacaaatctataATTTGAGACTACCAACTGGGTAATGCtagagaattttaatttaattaacatttactgagccttTGGTGCTCAATAGGTActatactggaatttgaaacaatgTACATAATATCCTCTCTAATGTCAAGGAACTCACCTTTTAGCAAAAGGGGATGATAAACAACTATTAGTGCTGGGGTTTGGTTCAGTACAGTGGTTTGAGACATAGTGCATGGAATCAGATTTGTGATGGAATCATGGCCCACTCTGTTTCTAACTAAATGATGTTGGGCAAAGGATATAACCTCATTAGTAATGTGGAGTGAATACCAACTTTAGAGCGTAGATGTGAGAATAATGCATGCATTATAATAATACTTAGCATTATTTATAGCTTATAgtaaaaaatccattttagatCTTTTCTattgaaagacattttataagATATTGTGACTACCTAACAACAGATTAAAGTGATTAAATCAGCCTGTAGGTGCTCCAAAAAAGCTTCAGGGAAGCAGTGGTATTTGGACCATCTTCTCTTCAAGTccatttattttaaggaagagaaaccaTTAAACTAGAGAAAGTAAAAGGGATACATGGTTGGAATGCAACCTCCCATGGAAATTGGTATGAAAACCATTCTGCAGACTGGCTTCATAGCTTGCTAATGATTTCTGCTCTACTGTAATTTGCACATGTCTGTTGCTTGTCACAGTAGCACATATCCTGTCCCCAATACAAGTGGCTTCGGGCTCAGCTCTGCTCAGCAAACTGCTTAGCCTCTCAGAGACTCCACTCCAAATTCTTGGGCGAGGGTTCTGATTAGTTCAGCTTTGAACTGGGGTTCACCTCTGGTCTGCTTGGCTAGCTTGGCTACCCAGATCCCAAAATACAAACACAGCTAACTACATCCAGCCCACCCTTTAATAAGAACTTTGGTAGTTCTACAAGGCACCATGTGTCATGTCTACCACATATTAGTTTTGAAGAATGAGCAGGGGGTTCACAAGGTAGAAAAGAAAGAGTGTTGGAGACAGAAGAAGCAATGTGAGCCAAATTacaaagctataaaaatgaaatacatactgcgtttaaaaaaaaaaaaggcaataatcCATCATGGCTGAAGTGTGGGGTATCTGAGAGGAGGAGGACTTTGCTGCTTCGATATGCTTGTAACTTAATTTGTTGCTCTGATTTGGTTGTAACTTAATTTGTTatctagggaaaagaaaaggtagaaaCTCTTCATTTTCAGCAACAGTTATCGTATTAGGTGAAAATGGAGTTGAAGACAATGTTTGAGACGTATTTTGTCTCAAAAGATTACTAGACTGTCTTCACAAACTGTGGTGATATTTTTTGCCAAAAGAGTCGTAAAATAAGGATAACATTACTTTATTTCCAGCATAAGTTGTTGTATTAGGTAGAGTTggaattaaagaaattatatttgagATTTCTGTTTTTGACTTGTAATTAATACATAGCTTTCACAAATCATGGAATTATTTTTGGCCAAAAAAgtcatataaattaaaatcatatgaCAGTCTCTATTAGTGAATGTAAAATTACATTTGAAGGCCAGTGATAATTGACCCCCCATAGTGATAACCTatgaaacaaatttaataaaataaaagtggtgGAAGACATGAAGCATATCTGAGAATAACTCCATATTACACTTCACAGTACTTCACACTAACTTTATTCTGATAggcaaaaattacttttaaagagaGAGCTATTGCTGGATAATTTCACGTATCTGTGATGCTCTCAAGTTCAAATTAAAAGAAGATAGTCTTGGCAGAGGATCAGAAAACAGGGCAGTCTCATACACTGCTAGTAGTAACTGCAATCGGCTTTGCCtttctggaaggcaatttggcaagtatttttaaaatgtgaaaattccCCCTGCAGCAATTTAACTTATACAAATTCGTTCTAAGAACTGAATCATGAAATGTGTATACAAAAAACCATCTGCAGTGACATTATAATAGCCCgaattaaaaatgaattgtgTCTAATAAGAGAGAACTGTTTAGATAAAACATGTCCTGAAAATATTCTGCAATCATCAAGCTTATCTGGAGAAATGTTCATATTTCTTCATgttagaatgtttttaaaagttatattacAGAACATATACAGCATTATCAGAATTACCTGTAGTAACATCAAATATGTTAGTCTAGACAGCCATATCTGGATGGTAGGATTATGGAAACTATTTAATCtccttcttttcattattttccattttccactcAGGCAAGATACTACTACTAGCAGTAAATCTAAACTAAAAACTTGGGTTTTCTTCAAACTTTTGGACATGTCAAGTAGATATCTTGACGCACCTCATTCTGATTAGGGTCATCGCTCCCTCCTTGCCTACATTTAAAACCTTTCTATCCCTATCAATCTAGTGGTCAGGGCATCCGGTGTGCAAAGAGGAATACTCCGGTGTGCCAAGAGGAATACTCACACTGTGATGCCAACAATCTCTTAAACACTGTATATTTAAGAACGTTATCAGCAGTACAGAGTTACTCTTCCCTGAATTTCCCAAAGAAACATATCCTCTCCCTACTAaccagattcttttcctttcaagaaGTACTGACTggtaaacccacagacctatggtcaattaatctttgacaaaggaggcaagaatataaaatggagaaaagacaggctcttcagcaagtggtattgggaaaattggatagcagcatgtaaatcaatgaagttagaacattccttcaccccatacacaaaaataaattcaaaatggcttaaagatttaaatataagacaagacacaataaatctagaagaaaacatatgcaaaacattctctgacataaatcctagcaatattctcctagggcagtctacctaggcaatacaaataaaagcaaaaataaggaaatgggacctaattaaacttataagcttttgcacagcgaaagaaaccataagcaaaataaaacaacaatgtacagaatgggagaaaatatttgcaaatgatatgactgacaaaaagcttaatttccagaatatataaacagctcatacaacttaataacaaacaaacaaacaaacaaaaaaccacaatcCAAAAGTgagcagaggacctaaacaagaaattctctaatgaagacatacaaatggccaatagacacatgaaaaaatgttcaatatcactaattatcagagaaatgcaaatcaaaactacaatgagaattacagggaaatatatataagatcttacggtagctcacagagaaaaaaatgtgacaatgaatatatacatgttcatgtataactgaaaaattgtgctctccactggaatttgacacaacattgtaaaatgattataaatcaataaaaaatgttaaaaaaaaaaaagagaaattgtggtatatttatacaatggaatagtactcagtcataaaaaagaataaaacaatgccatttgcagcaacatggttggacctagagattgtcattctaagtgaagtaaaccagaaagagaaagaaaaataccatgttatTATTCAtatctgaaatctaaaaaaaagccACTACGAACTCacctacaaaaaagaaacagacctgCAGACATAATGAAGTCTTACAGTTACCAggaaaaggaggtggaaagggataaatttgggattttgagatttacaaatgtagccactatatataaaaatagattttaaaaaagtttctgctgtatggAGTGGGGAACCatgttcattatcttgtagtaaccttaaatgaaaaagaatatgaaaataaatatacgtatatgcaagactgggacattgtgctgtacaccagaaattgacaccttgtaactgacagtattttgataaatttaaaaaaaaatactgactggGAGAACTCTATCTGGTACAGAGAAGACCCtcagcaagtatttgttgaacgaatgaataacgaataaaggagaaataagaatatttgttaaaattttagtaaaattacaaaacatactaaaacaaatactttaaaatatccaaaagaaGGACtgggcaaaagaaaaaaacaatcacaaTTCTGTTataacagatacatttttttctctatgttcaTCTGTCTTCATACTTtatcaactactatatatacaggGATGGACTGTTTGACAGGGCACATAAATCACACAAATACATAAACTACCAAAGCATGACGTGGCCTTTAGTTTAGATATctttattgatgagaaaactcTCACTCTTCTCTTCCTGATGATATAGTTAGCCTTCTCAGGCAGCTTGGCTTTTAATCTTACAGGCA
This genomic interval from Camelus ferus isolate YT-003-E chromosome 11, BCGSAC_Cfer_1.0, whole genome shotgun sequence contains the following:
- the DKK1 gene encoding dickkopf-related protein 1, translating into MTTLGTVGAARVLVALVAAALCSHPLLGVSATLNSVLVNSNAIKNLPPPLGGAAGHPGSAVSAAPGILLEGGNKYQTVDNYQPYPCAEDEECSTDEYCASPTRGAGSGAQICLACRKRRKRCMRHAMCCPGNYCKNGICMPSDHNHFHRGEIEETIIESFGNDHSTLDGYPRRTTLSAKMYHSKGQEGSVCLRSSDCATGLCCARHFWSKICKPVLKEGQVCTKHRRKGSHGLEIFQRCYCGEGLSCRIQKDHHQASNSSRLHTCQRH